The window TTTAAAAACGTCTCTTCTCGCGACTATCAGTCGCTCTTTTCAGCAGGCATTTTAACAATTGCTTGTCGGAGACAAAGTCTCCATTTGCCGACTGCTTGCCGCAACCAAAGGTTGCACTTGCCAAAAAGTTTTAGCTATTGATTGCCTAAAGTTCTAAACCGTTTCCAATCCTTTTTCTGTAATCTCATATGTTATCAAGATTTCTTTGTTGCAGGATTGGGAGTGTGGGCAGCCTCCGCATGAGGGAGGAGAGATAGTTTCTCTCTCATGCTTTTTGATGTATCCCATTCTCACCAACTGATTGATTGCATCAATTACAACTTCTATGGGGACATCAAGCTCCGCAGCCAAAGCTCCGTTAGAAAAATAGCCACTTTCATGAATCGTTTTTAGTATTTCTTTTAACATAATAATTCGCTCCGTCTAATCCTAGCTAAGTCGAACTTAACTAAATCCCAGCAGACTTCCTATCTGGAAAACCGCCACTGCCACTATCCAAGCTATTAAAAAAGTATAGAGGGCTGTGAAAATGACCCATT of the Synergistaceae bacterium genome contains:
- a CDS encoding winged helix-turn-helix transcriptional regulator; this translates as MLKEILKTIHESGYFSNGALAAELDVPIEVVIDAINQLVRMGYIKKHERETISPPSCGGCPHSQSCNKEILITYEITEKGLETV